The segment ATGATTGGCAAGCCGAAATGGCTGAAGGTGCGTGCGCCGATGTCGCGCGAGTACAAGTCTATTTCCGAAATGATGCGCAAACTCAAGCTGAATACCGTTTGCGAAGAGGCCTCCTGCCCCAATATCGGTGGCTGCTGGAAACAGGGTTCGGCGACCTTCATGATTCTTGGTCGTGTCTGTACCCGTACCTGTGCTTTCTGCGATGTGGCTACCGGCAAGCCTGATCCAGTTGATCCTGATGAAGCCGTGAATCTGGCTACAGCTGTGGCTGAGATTGGCCTTAAACATGTGGTGATCACTTCGGTGGATCGTGATGATCTCAAAGATGGTGGTGCAGGCCACTATGCGACTGTGATCCGGGAGTTAAAAGCCCGTCAGCCGGAGGTGACCATTGAAATTCTCACCCCCGATTTTCAGCGTAAACCTGACTCCTGCCTGAATACGATCATCGAAGCTGGCCCGGACATCTTCAACCACAATCTGGAAACCGTGCCTCGGCTCTACCGTTCAGTACGTCCGGGTGCACGTTACTTCACATCCCTGCGTCTGCTGCAGCGTGCCAAAGAGCTCGATCCAAATGTGGTGACCAAGTCCGGTATTATGCTGGGACTTGGTGAAGAGCGTGATGAGGTGCTGCAGGTACTCGACGATATGCGCGAGGCGAACATCGATATTCTCACCATCGGCCAGTATCTGCGCCCCAGTGAAAAACATCATCCGGTGATGAAGTACTGGTCGCCAGAAGAGTTCGATGATTTCAAATATATCGCTGAGAAGAAAGGTTTCGGCATGGTCGCCTCCGGGCCACTGGTGCGCTCATCCTTCCATGCCGATGAGGTGTTCCAGCAGTTGAAACTCAAAGATAGAGGTTAATGTAGTCTTCTCTTATTTTGACGTGAGCACAATGCCGTTACGTATCTTTTCAGCCAATGCAAGGTTGCTGTTATACAGCGCAACCGGGGCGGTATAGCTCCAGTAGTGATAGAGACCGAGTTTGTCGCGAGGGATGAGCACGCCGATGCGCCGCATCTTCTCTCCCTGCAGGGTGAACTCCATGAGGAACTGTTTGCCGATCACATTACCACCATCATCCATATGCAGATAGGCAAGGGTGGTGAGCCAGCGTGAAGGGCTTGCTCCTTGCTCCAGTTGTGATTTCAGATCGGCAATCACTGCCTGCATGTCGGGATACTCTTGTGCTGAAATATTCTGGACGGTTACCGTGGTAAAATAACTATCAGTTCCATTTGCACCTGAGAATACAACAGTCCAAGGCTTCTCTTTCGCATAGTGCCAGTTGTCCGGATAGGGCATGGTGTAACCAAAGCCGGGCTCGGCAAAAGTTTTACTCAATGTGCCGGGTTTTGCCGATACTGCGGGTTTGGCAATGGCTGCGGTCTGAGTTTTTGAGTCCGGTGCAGTTGCGGCGGCTGTTGGCTTGGGTGCTTTTGCACCTGGCAGGGCCTTTAATGTAGTTAAAGCCTTTTCAAATTTGGCTAACTGGCTGTTGAGCTGCTTGCCGTCACATTTAAAACCGGCAACCAGATAGGTGTGTGGAAGCTTGATGAAATAGCTCTTTAAAGCCCCCTCATTTGTGTCATACGAGCCAAAATAAGCGGGATAACCAGCGATCGTAACAGGGCCGAATGAACTACGGCTGATGCTGCTGTCACCGCCCTGAACCATCTGTTGGAACCAGTGCTTTTCAAGCTGCCTTGGCGTTAGTGAAGTGCCGGGGTTGCCTGGAACCAGATTCCCCGGAACAAAACTCATGGCACAGCTCCCCTGATCCCGAATGATGATCCGTCCCGTGGGTTCCGGTTTGGCGATCCGCCAATTGTCGAATGCTGGTAAGAATGAGTAACCGACGATTTCATTGATTAACCTGAACCCCTCCTTGGGATCGATAACTTCAAGCCGCACACGCCCATCATCACTGAGCGGTGACATCTTCCCCGGTATCATCCGGGTTTTCCGCCCGTTATCCTGTTCTTTGGGCTTTGCTGAGGCGTTGCTAAACAACTCCCATCTCGGCTCTTTGTCATGCTTCAACGCATTGCTCAAACGGGTTCCCGACCACTTACGCGTCATCGGCTTGTCGCAATACCCCCACACCCCGGACATGCGGTCACCGGTAAAGCTCAGGCGAACCTTGCCCCAGTAATATGTCCCCCCCTTTTGGCTGGCACATTTCTCATTGGAGCTGCTTTCAACCCACCATCCGTCAAAAGCATTCCCTGATTTGGATGCCCAGAGCCAGCCGGTGTCATTATCGGTTCTATAATAACTGAGTAGTCGATCATCCTGTTGCCAGAAATCGAGCCTCGCCTTCCATTCCGAACTCGACCAGTGACCAGCGGGGGGCGCTGTGCTCTCTTTTTCTGAAGGTTGACTCTGACTAACGGAATTTCCACGCGTCCCCAGAACTTCAACCTCATCAAGATGGAACCAGTTCTTCTCCGATAATTGAAGCCTGAGATATCGGGCAGAGACACGATTGAGGGGGACTTTCAGCGTACTGAACGACTTTCCTCCCTGATCATGCACCTGACGCCACATCTTGCCGTCATCAGAGAGTAGAACACGCATGGTACGGGCGCGACCAGCGTCGGAAGCCCGGTTATACACCTTGATCTCCTGAATCACGGCACCTTCGCCCAGATCAACTTGCCACCATGGGGAGTTCTCTTTGTTGGTGTGGAATCCATACATGCCTCTGTGTTTGTCGCCATCAACAGCACCGCCACCATCTTTAGTAATATCCTTATGTTTGGAATAGATACTTGTAGAGCTGACAAGGGTAGGCCTGTTTAGCGCTAGGTTGACCTTTTTCTGAGCATCATCGACCGATGACTTTACAGTTGTAGCATCAATGCCAGTAGTCGAATCTGTTGCGTTTATGATGACTTGGCCGCCATTCATCGGTGTGAAGGTAAAGAGCTGAAGCATTTTTCCATTCATCTCTTTGATGCCGGTAGCCGTCGGGGCATAAAGCGTTTTGAAGTAAAGTGGCTTTCCAGATCTCAGATCAAGGGCTCGTTTAGCCACCAGTACACGCCATCC is part of the Mariprofundus sp. NF genome and harbors:
- a CDS encoding discoidin domain-containing protein; the protein is MIRYPALLLCISALFCLLAETSVSSEQKLNILRLDNPIIIDGEKAPDDVNRAILALVLKLRGYSEHDAADIGVRFSKAALGNIPNKMELLDGLVLQDVQFSLLMPGAPPGKGRRMAGQLLFENEFFMRAELAFAIDYQAEGDGLIIKGAGVGENSPMPPHVSSLIVPSEKVPADFWQQYPGWQDTLVFALSKRVKLDQPNSIQKGTQNYHIFHFIHEHLPRNDWTGLVTHDDAQGVKGDTGNVEQKNWDGWRVLVAKRALDLRSGKPLYFKTLYAPTATGIKEMNGKMLQLFTFTPMNGGQVIINATDSTTGIDATTVKSSVDDAQKKVNLALNRPTLVSSTSIYSKHKDITKDGGGAVDGDKHRGMYGFHTNKENSPWWQVDLGEGAVIQEIKVYNRASDAGRARTMRVLLSDDGKMWRQVHDQGGKSFSTLKVPLNRVSARYLRLQLSEKNWFHLDEVEVLGTRGNSVSQSQPSEKESTAPPAGHWSSSEWKARLDFWQQDDRLLSYYRTDNDTGWLWASKSGNAFDGWWVESSSNEKCASQKGGTYYWGKVRLSFTGDRMSGVWGYCDKPMTRKWSGTRLSNALKHDKEPRWELFSNASAKPKEQDNGRKTRMIPGKMSPLSDDGRVRLEVIDPKEGFRLINEIVGYSFLPAFDNWRIAKPEPTGRIIIRDQGSCAMSFVPGNLVPGNPGTSLTPRQLEKHWFQQMVQGGDSSISRSSFGPVTIAGYPAYFGSYDTNEGALKSYFIKLPHTYLVAGFKCDGKQLNSQLAKFEKALTTLKALPGAKAPKPTAAATAPDSKTQTAAIAKPAVSAKPGTLSKTFAEPGFGYTMPYPDNWHYAKEKPWTVVFSGANGTDSYFTTVTVQNISAQEYPDMQAVIADLKSQLEQGASPSRWLTTLAYLHMDDGGNVIGKQFLMEFTLQGEKMRRIGVLIPRDKLGLYHYWSYTAPVALYNSNLALAEKIRNGIVLTSK
- the lipA gene encoding lipoyl synthase — its product is MSRKVIPIQVETPGEPMIGKPKWLKVRAPMSREYKSISEMMRKLKLNTVCEEASCPNIGGCWKQGSATFMILGRVCTRTCAFCDVATGKPDPVDPDEAVNLATAVAEIGLKHVVITSVDRDDLKDGGAGHYATVIRELKARQPEVTIEILTPDFQRKPDSCLNTIIEAGPDIFNHNLETVPRLYRSVRPGARYFTSLRLLQRAKELDPNVVTKSGIMLGLGEERDEVLQVLDDMREANIDILTIGQYLRPSEKHHPVMKYWSPEEFDDFKYIAEKKGFGMVASGPLVRSSFHADEVFQQLKLKDRG